The following proteins are co-located in the Microvirga ossetica genome:
- a CDS encoding ABC transporter ATP-binding protein/permease translates to MIKASIVLALIGLCVLAASLSGAVGVPFYLPLSTLVLAGIVFAGRDIPKFLRIFLVMLSGTHLVLVALILGATAGAITGDYTGYVPPPSAALGATAFGAIIFGLSYVPVVRTICRIADRYLDSQADSVIRIPFIGLVRAREGTIGTWMIGILIAINLVQVALNVRLSFFSRDMFNALEAKDAAAFWYQLFVIFTPLAGVFVAIALTEVLLQNVLTIRWRTFLNTYYVGEWLGDGTHYRMQIMGRGADNPDQRISEDLRKFVESTYSLSVGLMNQAATLVSFVAILWTISAGFTFPGTSMEIPGLLVWVCAGYAILGTWVTHLIGRPLIALNFEQERVEANYRFSLARLREYSEQVALLSGEAAEREGLRRRFGQIVDNYMRIVFRLIKLNTFTSAYFQANVVVPYILTAPYYFIGKISLGQMQQVVGAFSRVESALTYFITIYTTLADYKAVLDRLTTFEGAIASAQRVGGESKLAVREVPGDDLRLKDLDVRLPDGSVLMHTDGLSFHPGERTLMTGPSGSGKSTLFRAIAGIWPFGEGQVLVPEGQTMMLLPQRPYIPIGTLRDAVTYPGEVDAYTDAEMAEALRTAKLPQIADRLDEERAWSQTLSLGEQQRLALARALLTKPDWLFLDEATAALDEPTEEEVYRIIREKLPNTTVVSIGHRSTLTAYHDRRIDMKKTEGGLSTPVDMRQAEPAE, encoded by the coding sequence ATGATCAAGGCGAGCATTGTGCTGGCACTCATAGGGTTGTGCGTTCTGGCAGCCTCCCTGTCGGGCGCGGTCGGGGTTCCGTTCTACCTGCCCCTCTCGACCCTGGTGCTTGCCGGGATCGTGTTCGCCGGGAGGGACATCCCGAAATTCCTGCGCATCTTCCTCGTGATGCTGTCGGGGACGCATCTCGTGCTCGTGGCGCTCATCCTCGGGGCCACCGCGGGCGCCATCACGGGCGACTATACCGGCTACGTCCCGCCGCCCTCCGCAGCGCTCGGCGCAACGGCCTTCGGGGCGATCATCTTCGGGCTCTCCTACGTCCCGGTCGTGCGCACCATCTGCCGCATCGCCGACCGCTATCTCGATTCCCAGGCCGACAGCGTCATCCGCATCCCCTTCATCGGCCTCGTGCGGGCACGCGAGGGCACCATCGGCACCTGGATGATCGGCATCCTCATTGCGATCAACCTCGTCCAGGTCGCCCTCAACGTCCGCCTCAGCTTCTTCTCGCGCGACATGTTCAATGCGCTCGAAGCCAAGGATGCCGCGGCCTTCTGGTATCAGCTCTTCGTCATCTTCACGCCCCTGGCGGGTGTGTTCGTGGCCATCGCCCTGACCGAAGTGCTGCTGCAGAACGTGCTCACCATCCGCTGGCGCACCTTTCTCAACACCTATTACGTGGGCGAGTGGCTCGGCGACGGCACGCATTACCGGATGCAGATCATGGGCCGGGGCGCCGACAACCCGGATCAGCGCATCTCGGAAGACCTGCGCAAATTCGTCGAGAGCACCTATTCCCTGTCCGTCGGCCTGATGAACCAGGCCGCGACCCTCGTCTCCTTCGTCGCGATCCTCTGGACCATCTCTGCCGGCTTCACCTTCCCCGGCACGAGCATGGAGATTCCCGGCCTGCTGGTCTGGGTCTGTGCGGGCTACGCGATCCTCGGCACATGGGTCACGCACCTGATCGGCCGTCCCCTGATCGCCCTCAACTTCGAGCAGGAGCGGGTCGAGGCGAACTATCGCTTCTCGCTCGCGCGCCTGCGCGAATATTCGGAGCAGGTCGCGCTCCTCTCCGGCGAGGCGGCCGAGCGCGAGGGCCTCAGGCGGCGCTTCGGTCAGATCGTCGACAACTACATGCGGATCGTGTTCCGCCTCATCAAGCTCAACACCTTCACCTCGGCCTATTTCCAGGCCAACGTGGTGGTGCCCTACATCCTGACCGCGCCCTACTATTTCATCGGCAAGATCTCGCTCGGCCAGATGCAGCAGGTGGTCGGCGCGTTCAGCCGAGTGGAATCGGCGCTCACCTATTTCATCACCATCTATACGACGCTCGCCGACTACAAGGCCGTGCTCGACCGTCTCACCACCTTCGAGGGCGCCATCGCTTCGGCGCAGCGCGTCGGCGGCGAGAGCAAGCTGGCGGTGAGGGAAGTTCCCGGCGATGACCTCCGCCTGAAGGATCTCGACGTGCGCCTGCCCGACGGCAGCGTCCTCATGCACACCGATGGCCTGAGCTTCCATCCGGGCGAACGCACGCTGATGACCGGTCCGTCGGGCTCCGGCAAGTCCACGCTGTTCCGCGCCATCGCCGGTATCTGGCCTTTCGGAGAAGGGCAGGTGCTCGTGCCGGAAGGCCAGACCATGATGCTCCTGCCGCAGCGGCCCTACATCCCGATCGGAACACTGCGCGATGCCGTGACCTATCCCGGCGAGGTGGATGCCTACACGGATGCCGAGATGGCGGAGGCCCTGCGCACCGCCAAGCTGCCGCAGATCGCGGATCGCCTCGACGAGGAGCGGGCATGGAGCCAGACCCTGTCGCTCGGCGAGCAGCAGCGCCTGGCGCTCGCCCGCGCGCTCCTGACCAAGCCCGACTGGCTGTTCCTCGACGAGGCGACCGCGGCTCTCGACGAGCCGACCGAGGAGGAAGTCTACCGCATCATCAGGGAGAAGCTGCCGAACACCACCGTCGTGTCCATCGGCCACCGCTCGACCCTGACCGCCTATCACGACCGGCGCATCGACATGAAGAAGACGGAGGGCGGCCTCTCCACCCCCGTCGACATGCGTCAGGCCGAGCCCGCGGAGTAA
- a CDS encoding ATP phosphoribosyltransferase regulatory subunit: MTETDAIVALIALFEREGYARIEPPVLQPADVFIDLSGEDIRRRMFVTQDAAGMELCLRPEYTIPVCLQHLERHGAQPSGYSYGGPVFRMRTGESGEFLQAGLESIGRPDVSAVDAEILALALDGLKQFGGPAPIVKLGDMGLLHALIDALGIAPAAKRRVIRAIVSGQGLASLAEQDGTGAQEHAGLLAAIEGQAPQAAKAFVEDILSIAGIARVGGRSAGEIAERFLARAANRTGLPDEARQVLERYLTITGDPDQAAHAVRSLAKDAGLDLNGALCAFEERTGFMAARGLDVGAFSFSATFARNLDYYTGFIFEVQDPRRSDGKPVVGGGRYDRLLEHLGAEAPIPAVGCSFWLDRIVGRP, from the coding sequence GTGACGGAGACGGATGCCATTGTTGCGCTGATCGCGCTGTTCGAGCGCGAGGGCTATGCGCGGATCGAGCCGCCGGTGCTGCAGCCGGCGGACGTGTTCATCGACCTCTCGGGCGAGGATATCCGGCGGCGCATGTTCGTGACGCAGGATGCGGCCGGCATGGAGCTGTGCCTCAGGCCCGAATACACGATCCCCGTCTGCCTTCAGCATCTCGAACGCCACGGTGCCCAGCCCTCCGGCTATTCCTATGGCGGACCGGTCTTCCGCATGCGCACGGGCGAGAGCGGCGAGTTCCTCCAGGCGGGCCTCGAATCCATCGGGCGCCCAGACGTCTCGGCCGTGGATGCCGAGATCCTGGCCCTGGCGCTTGACGGCCTGAAACAGTTCGGCGGCCCCGCGCCCATCGTGAAGCTCGGCGATATGGGCCTGCTTCATGCCCTGATCGATGCTCTCGGGATTGCGCCTGCTGCCAAGCGTCGGGTGATCCGGGCCATCGTCTCGGGACAGGGCCTGGCGAGCCTCGCCGAACAGGACGGGACGGGTGCCCAGGAGCATGCCGGTCTCCTCGCCGCCATCGAAGGCCAGGCGCCCCAGGCGGCCAAGGCCTTCGTGGAGGACATCCTCTCGATCGCGGGCATCGCCCGGGTCGGCGGGCGCAGCGCCGGCGAGATCGCCGAGCGATTCCTCGCCCGGGCCGCGAACCGCACCGGCCTTCCCGACGAGGCGCGGCAGGTGCTGGAGCGCTACCTCACCATTACCGGCGATCCGGACCAGGCGGCCCATGCGGTCAGGAGCCTTGCGAAGGATGCGGGCCTCGACCTCAACGGCGCGCTCTGCGCGTTCGAGGAGCGCACCGGCTTCATGGCCGCGCGCGGGCTCGATGTGGGCGCCTTCTCCTTCTCCGCCACCTTCGCCCGCAATCTCGACTACTATACCGGCTTCATCTTCGAGGTGCAGGACCCGCGCCGCAGCGACGGCAAGCCCGTGGTGGGCGGCGGCCGCTACGACCGACTCCTGGAACACCTGGGCGCCGAGGCCCCGATCCCGGCGGTCGGCTGCTCCTTCTGGCTCGACCGCATCGTGGGGAGGCCCTGA
- a CDS encoding methionine ABC transporter permease, whose protein sequence is MSPEMINLIANSTGETLYMVAVAALIATALGLPLGVFLATSGKGELFAAPWVNRVMGVIVNATRSTPFIILVVAIIPFTRLIAGTSIGTNAAIVPLTIAATPFIARLIEGAIREVDQGLIEAARAFGATPIQIVRKVLIPEALPGIVLGLTLAVVSLLGFSAMVGAVGGGGLGDLGIRYGYQRFMPEMMLAVVVVLIVLVQAVQSIGDRLARHLNKRIRHA, encoded by the coding sequence ATGTCGCCTGAGATGATCAACCTCATCGCCAATTCCACCGGCGAAACGCTCTACATGGTCGCCGTGGCGGCGCTCATCGCCACGGCCTTAGGCCTGCCCCTCGGCGTGTTCCTCGCCACCTCCGGCAAGGGCGAGCTCTTCGCGGCGCCGTGGGTCAACCGCGTCATGGGCGTGATCGTCAACGCGACCCGCTCGACGCCTTTCATCATTCTCGTCGTCGCGATCATTCCCTTCACCCGCCTGATCGCCGGCACCTCCATCGGCACCAATGCCGCCATCGTGCCGCTGACCATTGCCGCAACACCCTTCATCGCGCGCCTCATCGAAGGCGCGATCCGTGAGGTGGACCAGGGCCTGATCGAAGCCGCCCGCGCCTTCGGCGCCACGCCGATCCAGATCGTGCGCAAGGTGCTGATCCCCGAAGCCCTGCCCGGCATCGTGCTCGGCCTCACGCTTGCCGTCGTGTCTCTCCTCGGCTTCTCGGCCATGGTCGGCGCGGTGGGCGGCGGAGGCTTGGGCGATCTCGGCATCCGCTACGGCTACCAGCGTTTCATGCCCGAGATGATGCTCGCCGTGGTGGTCGTGCTGATCGTCCTCGTCCAGGCGGTGCAGAGCATCGGCGACCGGCTCGCGCGCCACCTCAACAAGCGCATCCGCCACGCCTGA
- a CDS encoding methionine ABC transporter ATP-binding protein produces MNAHLGYLGDQHAQRLVPAETIVRLEKASKTFPGRDGQPVTALQDIDLTVPQGSILGVIGRSGAGKSTLIRLVNGLEKPSSGKVIVDGADIAALPEAALRHARRSIGMIFQHFNLLSSRTAAQNIALPLEVAGYDKAEIRTRVEELLALVGLTDKRNRYPSELSGGQKQRVGIARALATKPKVLLSDEATSALDPETTRSILDLLARINDELGLTILLITHEMAVIRNIAREVAVIEGGRIVEQGDVFEVFTRPHHEVTRSFLADESGRALPPYVQNRLTHEATPGSQAVIRIGFRGPHATDPVLSRLARDLNIETNILSGSVDEIAGRPFGTLVVGVPEQSLAVTLDFLNKHGLDTEVLGHVA; encoded by the coding sequence ATGAACGCCCATCTCGGATATCTCGGCGACCAGCACGCCCAGCGCCTTGTGCCGGCGGAGACCATCGTGCGCCTGGAAAAGGCCTCGAAAACCTTTCCCGGCCGTGACGGCCAGCCCGTAACGGCGCTGCAGGATATCGATCTCACCGTGCCCCAGGGCTCGATCCTGGGCGTGATCGGCCGGTCGGGCGCGGGCAAGTCGACCCTGATCCGCCTGGTCAACGGCCTGGAAAAGCCCTCCTCCGGCAAGGTCATCGTCGACGGTGCCGACATCGCGGCCCTTCCCGAGGCGGCTCTTCGCCACGCCCGCCGCTCCATCGGCATGATCTTCCAGCACTTCAACCTGCTCTCCTCGCGCACGGCGGCTCAGAACATCGCCCTGCCGCTCGAGGTCGCGGGCTATGACAAGGCGGAGATCAGGACGCGGGTCGAGGAGCTTCTCGCCCTCGTCGGCCTCACCGACAAGCGCAATCGCTACCCGTCGGAACTTTCCGGCGGCCAGAAGCAGCGCGTCGGCATTGCCCGTGCGCTCGCCACCAAGCCCAAGGTTCTTCTCTCCGACGAGGCGACCTCGGCCCTCGACCCGGAAACCACCCGCTCGATCCTTGACCTGCTCGCACGCATCAACGACGAGCTCGGCCTGACGATCCTGCTCATCACCCACGAGATGGCGGTGATCCGCAACATCGCCCGCGAGGTCGCGGTGATCGAGGGCGGGCGGATCGTCGAGCAGGGCGACGTGTTCGAGGTCTTCACCCGTCCGCACCACGAGGTGACCCGCTCCTTCCTCGCCGACGAATCCGGCCGTGCCCTGCCGCCTTACGTCCAGAACCGGCTCACGCACGAGGCGACGCCCGGCAGCCAGGCGGTCATCCGCATCGGCTTCCGCGGCCCGCATGCCACGGACCCGGTCCTGTCGCGGCTTGCACGCGATCTCAACATCGAGACGAACATCCTCTCCGGCTCGGTGGACGAGATCGCAGGCCGCCCCTTCGGCACTCTCGTGGTCGGCGTGCCGGAGCAATCCCTCGCCGTCACCCTCGATTTCCTGAACAAGCACGGTCTCGATACGGAGGTTCTCGGCCATGTCGCCTGA
- the hisG gene encoding ATP phosphoribosyltransferase, which yields MTDSPLILAVPSKGRLQENAAAFFARAGLVFTQSRGARDYRGTLAGVPDVEVAFLSASEIVSQLASGTAHLGITGEDLVREQIADADEAVEMLTPLGFGHANVVVAVPQAWIDVRSMADLDEVAADLRARHGTKMRVATKYVNLTRRFFAEKGVADYRIVESLGATEGAPGAGSAELIVDITTTGATLAANALKILDDGIMLRSEANLVASARAPWTDRAKAAATAVLTRIAAEEEARTSREVRAALDPARASALLSLARDHGATLPYGHALGREVVLHCRAAKVFEIVAALQGIGAQEISVRAFDYLFRPTNALTERLLRRIG from the coding sequence ATGACCGATTCTCCTCTCATCCTGGCCGTTCCCTCCAAGGGGCGCCTGCAGGAGAACGCCGCCGCGTTCTTCGCCCGGGCCGGCCTCGTCTTCACCCAATCCCGCGGCGCCCGCGATTACCGCGGCACGCTCGCCGGCGTGCCCGATGTCGAGGTCGCCTTCCTGTCGGCCTCCGAGATCGTCAGCCAGCTGGCCAGCGGCACGGCGCATCTCGGCATCACCGGCGAGGACCTGGTGCGCGAGCAGATCGCGGATGCGGACGAGGCGGTGGAAATGCTGACCCCGCTCGGCTTCGGCCATGCCAATGTGGTCGTCGCCGTGCCGCAGGCCTGGATCGACGTGCGAAGCATGGCCGATCTCGACGAGGTCGCAGCCGATCTTCGCGCCCGCCATGGCACCAAGATGCGGGTCGCGACCAAATACGTGAACCTGACCCGCCGCTTCTTCGCCGAGAAGGGCGTGGCCGATTACCGGATCGTCGAGAGCCTGGGCGCCACCGAGGGCGCGCCCGGCGCGGGCTCCGCCGAGCTGATCGTGGACATCACCACAACCGGCGCGACCCTTGCCGCCAACGCCTTAAAAATCCTCGACGACGGCATCATGCTGCGCTCCGAGGCCAATCTCGTCGCCTCCGCCCGCGCGCCCTGGACCGATCGCGCAAAAGCGGCGGCCACCGCCGTGCTGACCCGCATTGCCGCGGAAGAAGAGGCGCGCACGAGCCGCGAGGTGCGCGCGGCGCTCGATCCGGCGCGGGCCTCGGCCCTCCTGTCGCTGGCGCGGGATCACGGGGCCACCCTGCCCTACGGCCATGCGCTCGGCCGCGAGGTCGTGCTCCATTGCCGCGCCGCAAAGGTGTTCGAGATCGTGGCGGCCCTGCAGGGGATCGGCGCGCAGGAAATCTCCGTCCGCGCCTTCGATTACCTGTTCCGTCCGACGAACGCCCTGACAGAGCGGCTCCTGCGGCGGATCGGGTGA
- a CDS encoding META domain-containing protein — MNALRLATCLAALAAAASGAYAQSAAATLGRPAGPTRQVDPKVPQPGQNGKIFPLGSSWVAVSLNGKPFTGERPSFKLDDQLRATGFSGCNTYATAAYPLREQGLAVGPFALTKRSCDKTVMAIEQAFLVALRSSAKWDIQGRNLIIQTQNGGELRLERSL, encoded by the coding sequence ATGAACGCGCTTCGACTTGCGACATGTCTCGCGGCCCTGGCCGCCGCCGCTTCCGGAGCTTATGCCCAATCGGCCGCAGCCACGCTCGGCCGGCCGGCCGGCCCGACCCGGCAGGTGGATCCCAAGGTTCCGCAGCCCGGCCAGAACGGCAAGATCTTTCCGCTCGGCTCGTCCTGGGTCGCCGTGAGCCTGAACGGCAAGCCCTTCACCGGCGAGCGCCCGAGCTTCAAGCTCGACGATCAGCTGAGGGCCACGGGCTTTTCCGGCTGCAACACCTATGCCACCGCAGCCTATCCCCTTCGCGAGCAGGGACTGGCGGTCGGCCCCTTCGCGCTGACGAAGAGAAGCTGCGACAAAACCGTCATGGCGATCGAGCAGGCTTTTCTCGTGGCGCTCCGCTCTTCGGCCAAATGGGACATCCAGGGCCGCAACCTAATCATCCAGACCCAGAACGGCGGCGAGCTGCGTCTCGAGCGCTCGCTCTAA
- a CDS encoding MetQ/NlpA family ABC transporter substrate-binding protein encodes MSLKKLGLAAVLSLAALPALAQQTQTVRIGATPGPHAQILEAVKPIAAKKGLDIKIVEFSDYVVPNTALAGGDIEANSFQNQPYLDNQVADRGFKIESVGLTVNFPIGIYSKKHKSLDALPSGATISIPNDPTNGGRALLLLQDKGLIKLKDGTGYKPTPLDVTENTKKLKFVEIEAAQGPRVLADVDAAIINTNYATSGGLDPVKDPIARENPKGPYVNLIAVRSEDKNKPWVKALVESYHTPEVKAFIEEKFKGSVLTSW; translated from the coding sequence ATGTCCCTGAAGAAACTCGGCCTTGCCGCCGTCCTCTCTCTCGCCGCCCTGCCCGCTCTCGCGCAGCAGACGCAGACCGTCCGCATCGGCGCCACGCCCGGCCCGCATGCGCAGATCCTCGAAGCCGTAAAGCCGATCGCGGCCAAGAAGGGCCTCGACATAAAGATCGTCGAGTTCTCCGACTACGTGGTGCCGAACACGGCGCTCGCCGGCGGCGACATCGAGGCGAACTCGTTCCAGAACCAGCCCTATCTCGACAACCAGGTCGCCGACCGCGGCTTCAAGATCGAGAGCGTCGGGCTCACCGTGAACTTCCCGATCGGCATCTACTCGAAGAAGCACAAGAGCCTCGACGCCCTGCCGAGCGGCGCGACGATCTCGATCCCCAACGATCCCACCAATGGCGGCCGCGCGCTTCTGCTGCTGCAGGACAAGGGACTGATCAAGCTGAAGGACGGCACGGGCTACAAGCCGACGCCCCTCGACGTGACCGAGAACACCAAGAAGCTGAAGTTCGTCGAAATCGAAGCCGCCCAGGGACCGCGTGTGCTCGCCGACGTCGATGCCGCCATCATCAACACCAATTATGCGACATCCGGCGGCCTCGATCCGGTAAAGGATCCGATCGCCCGCGAGAACCCGAAGGGTCCCTACGTGAACCTCATCGCAGTGCGTAGCGAGGACAAGAACAAGCCGTGGGTGAAGGCCCTCGTCGAGTCCTACCACACCCCCGAGGTGAAGGCGTTCATCGAGGAGAAGTTCAAGGGCTCGGTGCTCACCAGCTGGTAA
- a CDS encoding IS4 family transposase, with product MTKTSLPTHPLGEAANVISWVDQELAGCRFRDNRLGQRLRKLLTHMAGAIGGSLPLACQDWANTKAAYRFLSNPKVSDHEILQGHFQATRTRFAAFGGPILVIQDTTELSYERAQPERIGATRRVNSGRDKEGRSRMHTVCGLLMHSCLAVTADGLPLGLSAIKFWTRPQFKGARTLKRKINPTRVPIDQKESIRWLECMRQSVALFGAPERCIHIGDRENDIDEFFCTAQALSTHFLVRTCVDRLAGDGQHTIADEMAEVKVKGRHQVEVRSPKGDVSLATVELKYRRIHILPPIGKQKRYPALSLTVIHAQERHPPKDRARIDWKLITDLPVRSRADAIQMLDWYAMRWKVELFHKILKSGCRAEETKLRTAERLVNLLSIYCILSWRIFWMTMLNRVVPDVPPRLALTDLEMDLLDELVRDKGQVLLRSKTLAYYLTKIARMGGYLARGHDPPPGNTVMWRGLSRLMDIELGARIGAQIYG from the coding sequence ATGACAAAGACGTCTCTTCCGACGCATCCTCTGGGAGAGGCAGCCAATGTTATTTCCTGGGTCGATCAGGAACTCGCTGGGTGCCGCTTTCGGGACAATCGTCTCGGCCAGCGCCTGCGCAAGCTCCTGACCCACATGGCCGGTGCCATTGGCGGCAGCCTTCCGCTGGCCTGCCAGGATTGGGCTAACACCAAAGCGGCCTACCGCTTCCTGTCCAATCCCAAAGTTTCCGACCATGAGATCCTTCAGGGCCATTTCCAAGCCACCCGAACCCGCTTTGCCGCCTTCGGTGGCCCTATCTTGGTCATTCAGGACACAACCGAACTGTCCTACGAAAGAGCACAGCCTGAACGGATTGGTGCGACCCGCCGGGTCAACAGCGGCCGGGACAAGGAAGGTCGCTCCAGGATGCACACGGTCTGCGGGCTGCTCATGCACTCTTGCCTGGCTGTGACCGCGGATGGGCTGCCGCTGGGGCTTTCGGCGATCAAGTTTTGGACGAGGCCTCAGTTCAAGGGCGCCCGGACGCTCAAACGCAAGATCAACCCGACCCGGGTGCCCATCGATCAGAAGGAGAGTATCCGCTGGCTGGAGTGCATGAGGCAGTCCGTGGCGCTGTTCGGTGCTCCTGAGCGCTGCATCCATATCGGCGACCGGGAGAACGACATCGACGAGTTCTTCTGCACGGCTCAGGCTCTGAGCACGCACTTCCTGGTCCGAACCTGCGTGGATCGGTTGGCGGGCGATGGCCAGCACACCATCGCGGACGAGATGGCAGAGGTGAAGGTCAAAGGACGGCATCAGGTCGAAGTTCGCAGCCCGAAAGGCGATGTGAGCCTTGCCACCGTAGAGCTCAAATACCGCCGGATCCACATCCTGCCTCCGATCGGCAAGCAGAAGCGCTATCCAGCCCTGAGCCTGACGGTGATCCACGCACAGGAGCGTCATCCACCCAAAGACCGGGCGCGGATCGACTGGAAGCTGATCACGGATCTGCCGGTACGATCCCGCGCGGACGCGATCCAGATGCTCGACTGGTACGCCATGCGCTGGAAGGTCGAGCTGTTCCACAAGATCCTCAAGTCCGGGTGCCGAGCGGAGGAGACCAAGCTGAGAACGGCCGAGCGCCTGGTGAACCTGCTCAGCATCTACTGCATCCTGAGCTGGCGGATCTTCTGGATGACGATGCTCAATCGTGTTGTTCCGGACGTGCCGCCGCGGCTGGCCTTGACGGACTTGGAAATGGACCTGCTCGACGAGCTGGTGCGAGACAAGGGCCAGGTGCTGCTGCGGAGCAAGACGCTCGCCTACTATTTAACTAAGATCGCCCGCATGGGCGGCTACCTTGCCCGTGGCCATGATCCTCCGCCAGGAAACACCGTCATGTGGAGAGGACTATCCCGCCTGATGGATATCGAACTCGGCGCTAGGATTGGGGCGCAAATCTATGGGTAA
- the hisS gene encoding histidine--tRNA ligase, translating to MSKADKIKARAPRGFADRTPADLSATERMLAAIRDSYELYGFEGVETPFVEYTDSLGKFLPDQDRPNEGVFSFQDDDEQWLSLRYDLTAPLARYVAENFDALPKPYRSYRVGWVFRNEKPGPGRFRQFMQFDADTVGAASVAADAEICMMAADTMERLGLKRGDYIIKINNRKILDGVLEAIGLGGDDKAGQRLDVFRSIDKLDKFGIEGVELLLGQGRKDESGDFTKGAGLNSNQIYDLKRFLEFAGRMADAYYPEAFRLQDNPDSVEKMYGYIREGLQFLGANERLGEGLAEIETMHRLFCSAGYGPDRIRIDPSVVRGLEYYTGPVYEAELTFQVQDEDGRPVRFGSVGGGGRYDGLVGRFRSEPVPATGFSIGVSRLLSALQMVKSPIVSGAEKPGPVVVLVMDKDQIAAYQRMVSTLRQEGIRAELYLGSSGMKAQMKYADRRQSPCVVIQGSNERERGEVEIKDLIEGAKAAGAIASNEEWKAARPAQFSVSQDKLVEAVRDVLSRHFG from the coding sequence TCCAAGGCCGACAAGATCAAGGCCCGCGCGCCGCGCGGCTTTGCCGATCGCACTCCCGCCGATCTTTCCGCCACCGAGCGCATGCTCGCGGCGATCCGCGACTCTTATGAGCTCTACGGCTTCGAGGGCGTCGAGACGCCGTTCGTCGAATACACGGACTCACTGGGCAAGTTCCTGCCCGACCAGGACCGCCCGAACGAAGGCGTATTCTCGTTCCAGGACGACGACGAGCAGTGGCTGTCCCTGCGCTACGACCTGACCGCGCCGCTCGCCCGCTACGTGGCCGAGAACTTCGATGCCCTGCCCAAGCCCTATCGCAGCTATCGCGTCGGCTGGGTGTTCCGCAACGAGAAGCCGGGACCGGGCCGCTTCCGCCAGTTCATGCAGTTCGACGCCGATACGGTGGGTGCGGCCTCCGTCGCCGCGGATGCGGAAATCTGCATGATGGCCGCCGACACGATGGAGCGGCTCGGGCTCAAGCGCGGCGATTACATCATCAAGATCAACAATCGCAAGATCTTAGACGGCGTGCTTGAAGCTATTGGCCTAGGCGGTGACGACAAAGCAGGACAAAGGCTCGATGTTTTCCGCTCGATTGACAAGCTAGATAAGTTTGGAATTGAGGGTGTTGAACTTCTTTTAGGCCAAGGCCGTAAAGATGAAAGCGGAGATTTCACTAAAGGGGCAGGCCTTAACAGCAATCAAATCTATGATTTGAAACGCTTTCTAGAGTTCGCAGGGCGTATGGCTGACGCATATTACCCTGAGGCATTTAGGCTTCAGGACAATCCTGACTCTGTCGAGAAAATGTACGGCTATATCCGGGAGGGATTGCAGTTCCTGGGCGCTAACGAGCGGCTGGGCGAAGGTCTTGCGGAAATTGAAACCATGCACCGCCTATTCTGCAGCGCAGGATACGGTCCGGATCGCATCCGGATCGACCCCTCCGTCGTGCGCGGCCTCGAATACTACACCGGCCCGGTCTACGAGGCCGAGCTGACCTTCCAGGTGCAGGACGAGGACGGACGCCCCGTCCGCTTCGGCTCGGTCGGCGGCGGTGGGCGCTATGACGGCCTCGTGGGCCGCTTCCGCTCCGAGCCCGTTCCGGCGACCGGCTTCTCCATCGGCGTGTCGCGCCTTCTCTCGGCTCTGCAGATGGTGAAAAGCCCAATCGTGTCGGGAGCCGAGAAGCCCGGGCCCGTGGTGGTGCTGGTAATGGACAAGGACCAGATCGCTGCCTACCAGCGCATGGTCTCGACCCTGCGCCAGGAGGGCATCCGGGCCGAGCTCTATCTCGGCTCCTCAGGCATGAAGGCGCAGATGAAATATGCCGACCGGCGCCAGAGCCCCTGCGTCGTCATCCAGGGCTCGAACGAGCGCGAGCGCGGCGAGGTCGAGATCAAGGACCTGATCGAAGGCGCCAAGGCAGCAGGGGCCATCGCTTCCAACGAGGAATGGAAGGCCGCCCGCCCGGCGCAGTTCTCCGTGTCCCAGGACAAGCTCGTCGAGGCCGTCCGCGACGTCCTGAGCCGTCACTTCGGATAA